The proteins below are encoded in one region of Effusibacillus dendaii:
- the cbpB gene encoding cyclic-di-AMP-binding protein CbpB — MITIDVLNKLLLEQEIKQLIIPARDVANVLLGNSLEHALLVLTHSGYSAIPVLDLQDRIHGLITSNMIFNSMLGVKGPEYEKLEGRKVEDVMNRKVPRLKETESFFRALELSINNPFICMENEQGRFSGILTRRSILALLYRHFRNG; from the coding sequence GTGATCACGATCGACGTACTGAATAAACTTTTACTGGAACAGGAAATCAAGCAACTGATCATTCCGGCCCGCGACGTTGCCAACGTTCTATTGGGGAATTCGCTGGAACATGCCCTTTTGGTACTGACCCATTCCGGCTATTCCGCGATTCCGGTGCTTGATTTGCAGGATCGCATTCATGGCCTGATTACAAGTAACATGATTTTCAACTCGATGCTGGGGGTCAAAGGGCCTGAATATGAAAAATTGGAAGGACGCAAAGTGGAGGACGTGATGAATCGCAAAGTCCCGCGCCTGAAGGAAACAGAAAGTTTTTTCCGGGCGTTGGAGCTGTCGATTAACAATCCGTTTATCTGCATGGAGAACGAACAGGGCCGATTTTCCGGAATTCTTACCCGCCGGTCGATTCTGGCATTGCTCTATCGTCATTTTCGCAATGGATGA
- a CDS encoding PhzF family phenazine biosynthesis protein, with translation MQPTFSIVDVFAKEKYAGNQLAVFRGAGSLSDKEMQKIAKEMNYSETTFLLSDEPQGGGYDVRIFTPEEEIPFAGHPTLGTAFVIQQELIRQPVETIVLNLKVGPIPVTFQYQNDFPDMMWMKQNPPVFGKTFDREQIADLLQLASDEIDDRFPVQEVSTGLPAILVPLKNLHAVKRSRVDRTKYFELVNTTEAKAILVFSPETYEPDTHLNARVYVDCLGIPEDPATGSANGNLAGYLVKYRYFAEDRIDIRVEQGYEIGRPSLLHLQAAESQSEIEISVGGNVVMVARGEWA, from the coding sequence ATGCAACCGACATTTTCGATCGTGGACGTTTTTGCAAAAGAGAAATATGCGGGGAACCAGTTGGCCGTTTTTCGGGGTGCCGGTTCCCTCTCCGATAAAGAAATGCAAAAAATTGCAAAAGAGATGAATTATTCGGAGACTACGTTTCTATTGTCGGACGAACCGCAGGGCGGCGGGTATGACGTACGGATTTTTACGCCGGAGGAAGAAATCCCGTTTGCCGGTCATCCGACGTTGGGGACGGCGTTTGTCATCCAGCAGGAACTGATCAGGCAGCCGGTTGAAACGATTGTTCTGAATCTGAAAGTCGGACCGATTCCCGTAACGTTTCAGTATCAGAACGATTTTCCGGATATGATGTGGATGAAACAGAACCCGCCAGTCTTTGGAAAAACGTTTGACAGGGAACAGATAGCCGATCTGTTGCAACTTGCATCTGATGAGATTGATGACCGATTTCCCGTACAGGAAGTGTCAACCGGGTTACCCGCGATTCTCGTCCCTCTTAAAAATCTGCATGCGGTGAAACGCAGCCGGGTGGATCGAACCAAATATTTTGAACTGGTCAATACGACCGAAGCAAAAGCGATCCTCGTATTCAGCCCGGAAACATACGAGCCTGACACGCATCTGAATGCCCGCGTGTATGTCGATTGTCTCGGCATTCCGGAAGATCCGGCGACCGGCAGTGCAAACGGGAATTTGGCCGGTTACCTGGTCAAATATCGTTATTTTGCTGAAGATCGTATCGATATCCGTGTGGAACAAGGGTATGAGATCGGTCGTCCCTCTCTCCTCCACTTACAGGCGGCGGAAAGCCAATCGGAAATTGAGATTTCGGTTGGCGGGAATGTCGTTATGGTGGCTAGAGGCGAGTGGGCATAA
- a CDS encoding LCP family protein — MNFQNPPESEKQTAEQTTRFRPRKKRKRLRRLLLLVTLFVIGLLVYNAIAFVKFLNKANTNQIAAVGNNVQVQTWNGDERVNILIMGVDNRGHDTAPRSDTMLLLSVDPQTKQMNLMSIMRDTYVNVPGHGNNKINAAFAIGGPNLTIKTLQDYLQIPIHYYVLTDFQGFEGIVDSIGGVDIDVEMNMYHPDDGVYDINLKKGMQHLDGKHALQYVRYREPMEADFGRTSRQRKFAKAVFEQLKTPMTFVRFPSMLQQAEPYVQTNMTASDILRMGNNILSANTASIQTVQIPPNNLLTETYDFLGEAILAPDIPGVRKYVQQLLANPSQTAQQPNPETAVQANGSTPGSSSTPGSSSTGGNNGSYGTLPTTPGPSGGSSTPANGSAVSRTGRVTDGVNVRQGAGTNYAIVTSAAPGDIVTILKEENGWYKVRLKDNTEGYIYGQYVQVSS, encoded by the coding sequence ATGAATTTTCAAAATCCACCGGAGTCGGAAAAACAGACAGCAGAGCAAACAACCCGTTTCCGGCCTCGTAAGAAACGAAAGCGTTTGCGGCGGTTGTTGCTGTTGGTAACTTTATTTGTGATTGGTTTGTTGGTGTATAACGCCATTGCATTCGTGAAATTTCTCAATAAAGCCAATACGAACCAGATTGCGGCTGTCGGTAACAACGTGCAGGTGCAAACGTGGAATGGAGATGAACGTGTCAACATACTGATAATGGGGGTCGATAACCGCGGACACGATACGGCGCCACGTTCCGATACGATGCTGCTGCTGTCGGTTGATCCGCAAACAAAACAGATGAATTTAATGTCGATCATGCGTGATACATACGTAAATGTTCCCGGTCACGGGAATAACAAAATCAATGCGGCGTTCGCGATTGGCGGACCGAATTTAACCATCAAAACGCTGCAGGATTATCTGCAAATCCCGATTCACTATTATGTGCTTACCGATTTTCAAGGATTTGAAGGCATCGTGGATTCAATTGGCGGCGTCGATATTGATGTCGAAATGAACATGTACCATCCCGACGACGGGGTTTATGATATTAACCTGAAAAAAGGAATGCAGCATTTGGACGGCAAACACGCGCTGCAATATGTGCGGTATCGGGAGCCTATGGAAGCGGATTTCGGCAGAACGAGCCGTCAACGAAAATTTGCCAAGGCAGTATTTGAGCAGTTGAAAACGCCGATGACGTTTGTGCGTTTTCCCAGCATGCTGCAGCAGGCGGAACCTTACGTCCAGACAAACATGACAGCGAGCGATATCCTGCGGATGGGCAACAATATACTGAGCGCGAATACAGCTTCGATTCAGACCGTGCAGATCCCGCCAAATAACCTTTTAACGGAGACGTACGACTTTCTGGGAGAAGCCATTCTTGCACCCGATATACCGGGGGTCCGCAAATATGTGCAGCAACTTCTGGCTAACCCGAGTCAGACCGCTCAGCAACCTAACCCGGAAACTGCTGTTCAGGCAAACGGTTCAACACCCGGCAGCAGTTCAACACCCGGCAGCAGTTCAACAGGAGGCAACAACGGTTCGTACGGAACTCTGCCGACCACTCCTGGCCCATCAGGCGGCAGTTCGACTCCTGCAAACGGCTCTGCTGTATCACGCACCGGGCGTGTGACTGACGGTGTGAATGTCCGGCAAGGTGCGGGCACCAACTATGCCATTGTAACATCTGCCGCACCCGGCGACATTGTTACGATATTGAAAGAAGAGAACGGCTGGTACAAAGTTAGATTGAAAGACAACACGGAAGGTTACATTTATGGACAATACGTTCAGGTCAGTTCGTAA
- a CDS encoding DUF1189 domain-containing protein, translating to MRTIWNSICRPSAYQRLTQQKLWRSLLSLTVFFTLLAAIHVSLMANAARPILSFVETDFPAKMPNFSYNGNELQMQETSPVLLTDKNGYRVIVDTSATPPEQSIRHTANGLIFGKTTLYTVSQGVQQSYTYKQLMLPPFNKQDVIQITPLLKPFFIMGMLVWVLFQLIGNFLAITLFSLISYLFGGLQKIRLSFREAWLIAAFAMIPASLIEFLNSFLQSGYLTLAYWVAIFTYIHHGLNSFKQRTAG from the coding sequence TTGCGAACGATCTGGAACAGCATATGCAGGCCGTCCGCCTATCAACGGTTGACGCAGCAAAAATTGTGGCGGTCGCTCTTGTCGTTGACAGTTTTTTTCACCCTGCTCGCAGCCATTCATGTGTCCCTGATGGCGAACGCAGCACGTCCTATTCTGTCATTTGTGGAAACGGATTTTCCCGCCAAAATGCCCAATTTCTCATACAACGGAAACGAACTGCAAATGCAGGAAACCTCTCCCGTCCTGCTTACAGACAAAAATGGATACCGTGTCATAGTGGACACATCGGCAACACCGCCGGAACAGTCGATCCGCCATACGGCAAACGGCCTGATTTTTGGCAAAACGACTTTGTACACGGTAAGCCAGGGAGTACAGCAATCGTATACATACAAGCAGCTCATGCTGCCGCCTTTCAACAAGCAGGATGTGATTCAGATCACCCCTTTGCTGAAGCCGTTTTTTATAATGGGAATGCTGGTTTGGGTATTGTTCCAACTGATTGGGAATTTTTTGGCGATCACGTTGTTTTCGTTAATTTCCTATCTGTTTGGCGGGCTGCAAAAAATCCGTCTTTCGTTCCGTGAAGCCTGGTTAATTGCCGCATTCGCCATGATCCCCGCCTCGCTGATCGAGTTTCTCAACTCGTTTCTGCAATCCGGTTATTTGACGCTTGCCTACTGGGTGGCCATATTCACCTACATTCATCATGGGTTAAACAGTTTTAAACAACGCACTGCGGGGTGA